A region from the Aegilops tauschii subsp. strangulata cultivar AL8/78 chromosome 5, Aet v6.0, whole genome shotgun sequence genome encodes:
- the LOC109750291 gene encoding uncharacterized protein — protein sequence MAPRGRPPKHVCNKCYKNFPSGRALGGHMSLHWRKVKQPKGTPSPPATVVDLNVSLLSPSDEETFLRSSGTQCQLCSKVFSACDSLRKHMREHREKNVLSKPAEEAAGLMEARVIAGGGCNVLLSPVKRKRSKRGVPPLKFNEMDAAASLLLLSEHSSKISAYEDCYTEVMDSFAPNVSKDVKLNAFDHQLVRSAEFKKPKGCKCSAYDIFYGQCVKDNNLIPNVAKEKTSIPNIAKNSACEDCFGQCEKDSSLIPNVELKERSLIANVPEKDNTLISIVLEEVELNVLDHVLAGDAELRKKQRTDNSVEMKRADLSAAVKVKRHQCNACGKSFGSGSALGGHMRWHLPRSNDRRHGFAESPDSVAMKEQKQKLELDTKFLDLQLPGLTDITIFSGLKSEPEPWRVASSVH from the coding sequence ATGGCACCACGAGGAAGACCTCCGAAGCATGTGTGCAACAAGTGCTATAAGAACTTTCCTTCAGGGAGGGCTCTTGGAGGCCACATGTCACTCCACTGGCGCAAAGTGAAGCAGCCAAAGGGAACACCAAGCCCTCCTGCCACTGTTGTCGACTTGAATGTGTCGCTGCTGAGTCCAAGTGATGAGGAGACTTTCCTGCGGTCCTCAGGAACACAATGCCAGCTGTGCTCAAAGGTGTTCTCTGCCTGCGATTCTCTGAGGAAGCACATGAGAGAGCACAGGGAGAAGAACGTCTTGAGTAAGCCCGCCGAAGAAGCAGCTGGGCTGATGGAAGCTCGGGTCATTGCTGGTGGTGGCTGCAATGTCCTGTTATCCCCTGTGAAGCGCAAGCGGTCAAAGAGGGGGGTACCACCACTCAAGTTCAATGAGATGGATGCTGCAGCCTCTCTCCTGCTGCTTTCAGAGCATTCTAGCAAGATTTCAGCTTATGAAGATTGCTATACAGAAGTTATGGACAGTTTTGCCCCCAATGTGTCGAAGGATGTGAAGCTGAATGCTTTTGATCATCAACTGGTTCGATCTGCTGAGTTCAAGAAGCCGAAAGGTTGCAAGTGTTCAGCTTATGATATTTTCTATGGGCAATGTGTTAAGGACAACAACTTGATCCCCAATGTTGCCAAGGAAAAAACTTCGATCCCTAATATTGCCAAGAATTCAGCTTGTGAGGATTGCTTTGGACAATGTGAGAAGGACAGCAGCTTGATCCCAAATGTTGAGCTGAAGGAAAGAAGTTTGATCGCCAATGTTCCTGAGAAGGACAACACTTTGATCTCCATTGTTCTTGAGGAGGTAGAGCTGAATGTGCTTGATCATGTGCTGGCTGGAGATGCTGAGCTTAGGAAGAAGCAAAGAACTGACAATTCAGTTGAGATGAAGCGTGCTGATCTTTCAGCTGCAGTGAAGGTCAAGAGGCACCAGTGTAATGCCTGTGGGAAGTCATTTGGGTCAGGGTCAGCGTTGGGAGGCCACATGAGGTGGCACCTTCCTAGATCCAATGATCGCCGTCATGGGTTCGCCGAAAGCCCTGATTCTGTTGCGATGAAAGAGCAAAAGCAGAAGCTTGAATTGGACACcaagtttcttgatctccaaCTTCCAGGTCTCACTGACATCACTATTTTCTCGGGCTTGAAATCTGAACCTGAGCCGTGGCGTGTTGCAAGCAGCGTTCACTGA
- the LOC141022595 gene encoding uncharacterized protein, with the protein MAKLPICPFVNSHKLCTDPALYRQIFVAVKAKDLMQLLGWCTFLHLPLFGGFSLKLCLCAADALCRLVHDARFLHRFCAFHGAPPVLGFLNNQPGPPLFVPTSDAFAAVPSSTLSHDSWWALDCRHGLALLQNRNSGNLLVWHLMSGEQRCLPRPPPTLDEYDCGRGFNAAVLRAAGNEDRLDCPFLVAMAFTHGVDADLTSACVYSSETGIWGDVISVSTLEEVVSYPTTLIGNTLYWPMSAGCILELDLAKHNLDTSEVPNDMFCYYDGIVLMPAEDGGLGFAAVDDLILHLHMFSRVTTIDGTLVWTLHRAIDLNKYFAPNVVLRCKTVPVRTIGFAEDADVVFIYVFDCIYMLHLKSMQFGEVFEKGIYGSIFPYTSSSRNDEM; encoded by the exons ATGGCAAAACTTCCAATTTGTCCATTTGTAAATAGTCACAAGCTTTGCACTGATCCTGCTCTTTACCGGCAAATTTTCGTGGCAGTAAAGGCCAAGGATCTTATGCAGTTGCTTGGTTGGTGCACA TTTCTCCATCTTCCACTTTTTGGTGGTTTCTCGCTGAAACTCTGCCTGTGTGCAGCTGATG CACTGTGCCGCCTGGTCCACGACGCCAGGTTCCTCCACCGCTTCTGCGCCTTCCACGGGGCGCCTCCCGTGCTCGGCTTCCTCAACAACCAGCCGGGGCCTCCCCTCTTCGTCCCCACCTCCGACGCCTTCGCTGCAGTCCCCTCCTCCACGTTGTCCCACGACTCCTGGTGGGCCTTGGACTGCCGCCACGGCCTCGCCCTCCTCCAAAACAGGAACTCCGGGAATCTCCTGGTCTGGCACCTCATGTCCGGCGAGCAGCGCTGCTTGCCGCGGCCGCCGCCGACGCTCGATGAGTACGATTGCGGACGCGGCTTCAACGCCGCGGTTCTCCGCGCGGCCGGCAACGAGGACCGCCTCGACTGCCCGTTCCTCGTGGCCATGGCGTTCACCCACGGCGTCGATGCTGATCTGACCTCCGCCTGCGTCTACTCTTCTGAGACCGGCATCTGGGGAGACGTCATCTCCGTCTCCACGCTAGAGGAAGTTGTGTCGTACCCAACGACTCTGATCGGAAACACGCTCTACTGGCCAATGAGCGCCGGTTGCATCCTTGAACTTGATTTGGCTAAGCATAACTTGGATACAAGCGAGGTGCCAAACGATATGTTTTGCTACTATGACGGCATTGTCCTCATGCCGGCCGAGGATGGAGGCCTTGGTTTTGCAGCGGTTGATGATCTCATTCTCCATCTCCACATGTTCTCAAGGGTGACCACCATTGACGGCACGCTAGTCTGGACGCTTCACAGAGCCATTGATCTGAACAAGTATTTTGCACCGAATGTGGTGCTGAGGTGTAAGACGGTTCCAGTGAGGACAATTGGTTTTGCTGAAGATGCTGATGTGGTTTTCATTTATGTTTTTGATTGCATCTACATGCTCCATCTCAAGTCTATGCAGTTTGGTGAGGTGTTCGAGAAAGGAATCTATGGCAGCATTTTTCCGTACACCAGTTCCTCTAGGAATGATGAAATGTAG